In Mustela erminea isolate mMusErm1 chromosome 8, mMusErm1.Pri, whole genome shotgun sequence, a genomic segment contains:
- the PRLH gene encoding prolactin-releasing peptide, protein MKALQTWLLCLLLLCLALKGAAGQAHQHSMEIRTPDIDPAWYTGRRIRPVGRFGRRRAALRDVAKPSLWRQPACFPLQGGAEPARDG, encoded by the exons ATGAAGGCTTTGCAGACCTGGCTGCTGTGCCTGCTGCTGCTGTGCCTGGCTCTGAAAGGGGCTGCCGGCCAAGCCCACCAGCATTCCATGGAGATCCGCA CCCCGGACATCGATCCCGCCTGGTACACAGGCCGCAGAATCAGGCCCGTGGGACGCTTCGGCCGGAGGAGAGCAGCCCTGAGGGACGTGGCAAAGCCCAGCCTCTGGCGACAGcccgcctgcttccccctgcaaGGAGGTGCTGAGCCCGCCCGGGATGGGTGA